The Raphanus sativus cultivar WK10039 chromosome 6, ASM80110v3, whole genome shotgun sequence sequence ttttcagttatatttagtgaagttttttttctttttcggtGATAACCCccaaactattattatttttgtagttttatgTTGTATAAATTTTAGATTAGTTCTGATGTCGAAccaataatttcatttaaaactCCTATACGCATGCAAAATCAAATCAACTCTAAATAATAGTTGAAGGACACAGAACATCTAATGTTATTTGTgttgtttgtacaaacaatattggtgacattttaagattatgtatttaatataagataatctaatattattatattttttgtttaagctttcatatatgttagatataatataaaaagttgtgCAGTTATACTCATAGAAATTTGTTTTAATGAGTTTAATAATATAACTGTATTAAtagtagttttatataatttatttttaatagtagtttttattatattagatatattCGGTGATAacaaaaactattattatttgtttggtATTATAAGAATTTTACATAGTTCTTATGTTGAACCAATGATTTCATATTATAGTTTCTAAACGGGAtatagttgtaaaaataaaaaaaaattaagataaatcatttcaatacaatttaataaataatgaaaaaaacattatgaaaaaagaatatttcaacTTCCAATAGAGTTACATATTTCACCATTCTCTTGAAAAAAAGGTGACTGTTCTCGAGTGTATAGATGCAATATCGTGAACAATGAAAGGAGACTTATATAGGTATGTAAACCTAAATGAACAGTCCATATATGCCGTGTATCTTGACattaataacatatattctcAACTTGCAGTTCACTCAAAGTAATACATTTATTAccataacatatatatacacgaATATTTGCTATACACGCCTAATTAATTTACTTTGCGCATGTCACAAATATTTGCTATACACGGCTCAACCTGGTTTCTGTCCTAAATCAAATCAAGACTCGTTTTTCCTGGTTTAATTTTGATTGGGTTAGTTAAGGTCAGATTCGGTTTAATTGAGCACCCGGACCAGAGGTGGCCGGGAATCTTATGATTAATCACAGCATCATAAAATTTAACACGTTTTGCACTACACCGTAATTAACATTAACTAATGAGTGAATACAGCTACGTGCATGTGTAACTGTAGAAAACTTTTATTCGAAGAATTATCAGTATGTATAAAGAACATACCGCAAACAAAGTTTAACAAAAACACGTCCATGCAAGAAAAAACTATAAAGAACATACAGCAAACAACGATTAACAAAATGAAAGAGTATTCTCTCAAAGCCAGTTCCTTTTCTGGATTGTCTGACGACAGAGAAGAAGGTGAGGAAGAAGAATCCGATGTCATTGACCTACGATTCACTTTTGGTAATGACAAAACCAGTTCCTTTTCTGGATTGTCTGACGACTGAGAAGAAGGTAAGAGACTTGGTGCATTTAGAGATCACCATGAATGCGATGTGTGATCATGACTGTAAAGGAATGTGCTTGAAGTGCGGTGCTAACCTGAATAAGAGGACTTGTGGTTGTGGCAATGAAGAGAAGGATAAAGGATATGGACCTCTTGGGAACCTGAGAAAGCAAATGCAGCAGAACCATGGACAGGTTCGCTAACTTCTATTTTGATCTATGCAAGGTGATTGCCACTTTTCTCTTCAGTTACATCACGATTTTTGTAAATAGAGCCATGGACAGGTTCGCTAACTATGCCATTACCGTCTTCTTTTGCTTATCTTCGAGTTTTGAAGAAGTGGATGAGGTCTTTATAAAGTCAGcatcatctctctctttgtGGCATGCCCAACGCTCCAATTTCGTTGGTCCTCTCTTTGAATCCACCATCATATCTCTACTCATGCTCTGTTAACTAATCCCCTTATGTTCTCGAACAGAAACCAGTCACTCAAACACTCGTGTTTTcattctgtttttttgtttcgttAGAAATTTAATTAAGGCAAGTTCGTAGAATCAAAAAACTCTCAAACTCGTCTCGTGATGACACGTGGCAGAGTCAATGTGAATGCATTAAATGCAAaatgattctcttttaataataaggagatatttgaatttttcccccgacaaaaaaataaataaaagaaataatttagCTGTCCATGTGGCGGCACCtgtgattataattattttgaattgACTTAAATGCAACTCAGGTCATTTTTAATGTTCcgtattctttttaaaaaaagtaaaaaactaaCCAacttgattgatttttttttttttgaacaaccaaCTTGATTGGTTTTACCTGGctatatatttacaatgagtATCTGTTATATGCATTTTCATACCTTTCCTCCTTACCCACGATAAGAATGAATACACACTTTTGGTCCCCCGCCCATAGCGATGAGACTGCTGAAGATGATTCTGTTTTGGCAAAGCATCCTCGCATTCCTTATACTTATTTTTGTGGCGACTGTCCGGAGAACATCGATCCTTTTGAACCTTCCTGGGATTGCGATTCATGCAACAAGATGTGGCATCTTGGTTGCATCCCAAACTCACCGGACGATATAAACCACCCGTTCCACCCATACCATCCGCTGGAGCTTCTCATTGATGTCCCACAACCACCTCATCACTCCAAGGGGAAATGCGATGCATGCCAGCAAGAACTCAAGAGCTATTTCTATCATTGTTCCAAATGCGATTTCAGCATGCACGTAAGGTGTTCCAAGAACCCACCACCACCGACTGTAGAAACTCCGAAGTGCCACGAGCATGCACTCACATGTATGGTTAGAGATGACACGTTCACTTGCAACGCTTGTGGTACCCATGGTGAACGATGCCCTTATGTATGCGCTCCCTGCGGTGTCATGTTCCACCGGGAATGTATCAACCTACCACACGTCATAAACATCAATCGCCACGACCACCGGGTCTCTCACACCTATTCTCTTGGTTTTGGGAATTGGAATTGCATGATTTGTCACAAGAAGGTGGACTGGAGGTACGGAGCTTATACATGTTCGACATGTCCTGATAATTATGTCGTTCACTCCAAATGCGCAACTAGAGTTGATGTGTGGGATGGGAAAGAGCTCGAAGGGGTGCCTGAAGAAAACTTTGATTCTTCACCGTTCAAAGTGATTGAAGAGGGAATTTCAATTAAACATTTCTCCCATGAGCATATCTTATATAAGATTGAAGAGGAGGGTGATATCGATACTCAACGTGATGGAAGCATACGTTGTAAATCTTGCCTCCATCCTATATTTTCTGAGAAGCATTACAAGTGTATGGAATGCAACTTTATCATCCATGAAACATGTGCTAATCTTCCTCTTCGAAAACGACATTGGCTCTCCACTAAGCGGTTTTACCTAAACGCCAATGAGGATAATACAAACAAAGCTCTCTTTCAATGTGGTGCATGTGAAACACCATCCAATGGTTTCAGGTACAGGACTTCTGAGGGATTATCACTAGATATGCGATGTGCGTTCGTTATCTCATCGTATTGTGATTATGGATGTCACCCACATACCCTCTTTCTCACTACGCTGGACAAGGGCTTTTGTGGGGGCTGTAAGCTGACCAAAAAGCATGTGCTGCGCTGTACTGAATCTGAATGTGATTTCTCCTTGTGCTTGGCGTGTGCTACTCTGCCGAAAAAGATAAAACGCAAGGGTGATGCTCATTTTCTCTTCTTGCGCCGTGGTGAGAAAGCCAGCGGTAAGTATTGGTGTGAAGTTTGTGAAACTATTTTAGATCCACATAAGGAATGGTTTTACGCATGCCATGTTTCTGGAGTCACTTTTCATATTCGGTGTGTGGTAGGGGAGTTTCCAAATGCTAAGCCAGGATTCACTTATCATTATCAATGTGTGCTAGGGGAGGCTCCATCACTCATCCACGCAAGATCCTACCGTACCACGCAATATGACGAGGAGATAATACGACTTGTTCCCAATGACCGTATTACGAGACCAAAATGCGGCTCATGCGGCTCTCGTTGCCTACGTCCCCTTATTTTAGAGCTCTACTTGTATCAGACTTATGATAATGTTTATTGTTGTGATGTTAAATGTTCTCTCCAATATTTGAGCAACACAACACAAGAGTATAAAGacctaaaacaaaaaatatatgatatgtaGATGATTAGGtactatgtttttttcttatatttatgtTGGTTTGTTGCcatttagtattttaattttttgtgttgGTTTGGTTTTTCCCATGTATTGCGTCTTTGTATCTCCTATGGTGGGCTGCTGGCTCCCGTAGCGGTTTACTGCTACCCGGCTTTGTATCTCGTTAATGTCTTAAACTGTTAATATAAAGTCGGTAACTTggttggtttttggttttttcattcttcttcttttcaataATGACGAGAAATCTTGTAACTCGAAAAATATAAGTAATGGTGGGATTAGCCTATTTAGTTACTATTTACAGGAGATTTCCATCCATTACATTTGGAACTCGATAAAAAGTTGTTCAAACAATAGCCACAACTTTTTTACCCTGTACTTGTGAACAATTCTTTATAAATGTTTGCGCTCAGCAATGAAACCTAATCTTTCGTTACTTAAGATTTATAGCAAAATCGCATTTGCTCATATGTCAGAGGCAAGGTAACATTTTTTTCCTGTTATGAACAATTCATTATCGAGTTTCTGTTGTGAACAATCTCATTTGCTAATGTTAGAGTGGAGTTGGCAATTGTGCTCATGAACAAAGGCAAGAGACATCTAAGGCATTATAGTATAAATTTGCATGATTCATAATTTTAATGATAATGAATTTGTGTAGGTGAATGATTGAATTGGGTGGAGTTCCAAAGATTGGCGATTGTGCGGTGATATTACGAGCTGCTATAAGAGCTACAGTACCTTCAGCCTTCTTGAAGATCTTACAGACCACACACAGTCTTGGCTACTCTTTTGGCAGGTTAATTAGGCTGGTCTAAGCCATGACTAAGTTGATTCTATTAACTAAGCTAATGTGATAATCAATTGCAGCCCACTGTACGATGAGATCATCACGTTCTGCTTGGACCTTGGAGAACTTGATGCGGCCATTGCCATAGTTGCAGATATGGTAGACCACATGGATTACTGTCCCTGACCAAATTTTAGTAATCATTCTAAATATTTAGTTtgctaaaatttcatatattacttagaatagtaaaattaacatttcaaaatcttcattatctagagaaataaAGACGACAGaggttataaactctttgaccatcatcttatgtaagtgctcaatgaaactatacactaaaaccaaattttcatatttgtgaaaaaaattcaaaatccatGGATTAAcccattttaaaataatgagttttcggtaaatcccttatatactgaagtttatactcttcacttttgtttaaaaatttcaaaccgcattctacatttgaattaatgtattttaaacaatctttcatgttatataggaatcattctaattttttaatatttatttactaaaatttcatatactacctagaatagtggaattaacattataaaatctttattatctagagaaacggagacaaccgatgttctaaactctttgaccatcatcttatgttagtgatcGATGAAACCATACACTAAacccagattttcatatttttgaaaattttccaaaatccgtgggttaaccacttctaaaataatgagttttcggtaaatcccttatatactgaaatttatactcttcatttttctttaaaaatttcaaaccacattctatgTTTGacttaatgtattctaaactatctttcatggtatatatgaatcattctaattttttaatatttagtttacaaaaatttcatataatgcctagaatagtggaattaccatataaaatcttcattatctagagaaacggagacaacggaggttctaaactctttgaccatcatcttacgttagtgctctatgaaactatacactaaaaccagattttaatatttttgattttttttcaaaatccgtaggttaaccccttttaaaataatgaattttcggtaaatcccttatgtactgaagtttatactcttcacttttgtttaaaaattacaaaccgCATTCTAcaattgaattaatgtattctaaactatatttcatggtatatagaaatcattctaattttttaatatttatttactaaaatttcacaTAATGcctagaatagtggaattagcattataaaatcttcattatctagagaaatggagacaaccgaggttctaaactctttgaccatcgtcttatgttagtgctcgatgaaactatccactaaacccaaattttcatatttttgaaatttttccaaaatctgtgggttaaccacttctaaaataatgagttttcggtaaatcccttatatactgaaatttatattcttcacttttgtttaaaaatttcaaaccacattctacgttgacttaatgtattctaaactatctttcatggtatatatgaatcattctaattttttaatatttagtttactaaaatttcatatactgcctaaaatattagaattaacattataaaatcttcattatctagagaaacggagacaacagaggttctaaactctttgacatcatcttatgttagtgctcgatgaaagtatacactaaaaccagatttttatatttttgattttttttttcaaaattcatggttaaccccttttaaaataatgagttttcggtaaatctcTTATAtgctgaagtttatactcttcactttagctttaaaatttcaaaccacattctacatttgaattaatgtattataaactatctttcatggtatatatgaatcattctaatttttaatatttatttactaaaatttcatatactccCTAGAataatggaattagcattataaaatcttcattatctagagaaatggaggcaacagaggttctaaactctttgaccatcttcttatgttagtgctcgatgaaactatacactaaaaccagattttcaaatttttgagatttttccaaaatccgtgggttaaccccttctaatataattagttttcggtaaatcccttatatattgaaatttatactcttcactttagtttaaaaatttcaaccatattctacatttgaattactgtattataaactatctttcatggtatataggaatcattctaattttttaatatttatttactaaaatttcatatacgccctagaatagtggaattagcattataaaatcttcattatctagagaaacggaggcaacagaggttctaaactctttcaccatcatcttatgttagtgctcgatgaaactatacactaaaaccagatttttatatttttgaaattttttccaCAATCCATGGGTTAACCACCCCCTTCTAAAGTAATGAGTTTTCGGAAAATgctatatatactgaaatttatactcttcactttagtttaaaaatttcaaaccacattcaacatttgaattactgtattataaactatcttccatggtatatagaaatcaaagaagagtataaatttcagtatgtTTTATACTCCATGGTATTAGTAAACTATCTTCCATGGTATATAGAATTactgtattataaactatcttccattaaaaaaaatggaagagtataaacttaagtatatagagcatttaccgaaaactcattattttagaaggggttaacccacggattttggaaaattttcaaaaatattaaaatctggttttagtgtatagtttcatcgatcactgacataaaatgatggtcaaagagtttagaacctcggttgtcttcgtttctctagataatgaagataatgatggtcaaagagtttaacccacggattttggaaaaaaatcaaaaatatgaaaatctggttttagtgtatagtttcatcgagcactaatataatatgatggtaaaagagtttagaacctatgttgtctccgttttctctagataatgaatattttataatataaattccaCTAATcgaggcagtatatgaaatttaaataaattaaatattaaaaaattagaatgattcctatataacatgaaagatagtttagaatacattaattcaaatgtagaatgtagtttcaaatttttaaactaaagtgaaaagtataaacttcagcATATAagggatttaccgaaaactcattagtttaaaataggatttaccgaaaactcattagttaacccacggattttgaaaaaaatcaaaaatatgaaaatctggttttagtgtatagtttcattgagcactaacataagatgatggtcaaagagtttgtAACCTCGATTTTCTCCGTTTTTCTAGacaatgaagattttataatgctaattccactattctaggcagtatatgaaattttagtaaactaaatattaaaaaattagaattaatgCTATATACCATGAagtatagtttagaatacattaagtCTAacgtagaatgtggtttgaaatttttaaacaaaagtgaagagtataaattcCAGTATATAAGGGATTTAtagaaaactcattattttagaaggggttaacccacggatttgaaaaaatttcaaaatatgaaaatatgggtttagtgtatagtttcatcgggCACAAACATAAGATAATGgtaaaagagtttagaacctcctttgtctctgtttctctagataatgaagattttattatTCTAATTCCACTATTCTTGGCagtttatgaaattttagtaaactaaatattaaaaaactaaaatgattcctatataccatgaaagatagtttatactACAGTAATTCAAGtgttgaatgtggtttgaaaattttaaactaaagtgaagagtataaacttcagtatatatagcatttaccgaaaactcattattttagaaggggttaacccatggattttggaaaaatttttaaaatatgaaaatctagttttagtgtatagtttcatcgagcactaacataagatgatggtcaaagagtttagaacctctgttgccTCCGTTTCTGTAGATAATGAACATTTTATAATCCTAATTCCACTATTCCAGGGAGTATATGAAActttagtaaataaatattaaaaaattataataatttctatatacaatgaaaaatagtttataatacagtcttcaaatgtagaatgtggtttaaaatttttaaactagagtgaagagtataaatttcagtatataagggatttaccgaaaattcattattttagaagtgttaacccacagatttttggaaaattttcaaaaatatgaaaatctggtttttgtgtatagtttcatcgagcactaacataagatgatggtcaaagagtttagaacctctgttgcctccgttctctagataatgaagattttataatgctaattccactattctagggagtatatgaaattttagtaaataaatattgaaaatttagaatGATTCCTGTATGCCTTGAAATATAGTTTGGAATAAATTAATACAAATgtaaaatgtggtttgaaattttaaactaaagtgaagagtataaacttcagcaTATAagggatttaccgaaaactcattgttttagaaggggttacccacagattttgaaaaaaaattcaaaaatatgaaaatatggttttagtgtatactTTCATTAAGCACTAACATAagagatgatggtcaaagagtttagaacctctgttgtcttcttttctctagataatgaacaTTTTacaatgctaattccactattctaagcagtatatgaaattttagtaaacttaaatattaaaaaattagaatgattcttatataccatgaaatatagtttataatacagTAATTCAAATGTtgatgtggtttgaaatttttaaactaaagtgaagattataaacttcagtatatagagcatttaccgaaaactcattattttagaaggggttaacaatggattttggaaaaaatttcaaaaatatgaaaatctggttttagtgtatagtttcatcgagcactaacataagatgatggtcaaagagtttagaacctcgcttgtctccatttctctagataataaagattttataatgctaatttcacTATTCTAGATGGTATATGAATTTTgtagataaatattaaaaaattataatgattcctatataccatgaaagatagtttataatacattaattcaatgTAGAATGCAGttcgaaaattttaaacaaaagtaaagagtataaacttcaatatataagggatttaccgaaaactcattattataAAAGGAGTTAACCCacaaattttaaacaaaaatattaaaatctggtATTAGTGTACTGTTTCACAGAGCATTAACGTAAGATGATGGTCATaaagtttagaacctctgttgtctccgtttctctaaataatgaagattttataatgcaaATTCCACTAttttaggcagtatatgaaattttagtaaactaatattaaaacattagaatgattcctatataccatggaAGATAGTTCATAATACAGtaattcaaatgttgaatgtggtttgaaaattttaaactaaagtgaagagtataaacttcagtatatagagcatttttcgaaaactcattattttagaaggggttaacccatggattttggaaaatttcaaaaatatgaaaatctggttttagtgtatagtttcatcgagcactaacatatgatgatggtcacagagtttagaacctcttttTCCTCCGtgtctctagataatgaagatttttataatgctaattccactattctaggGAGTAtgtgaaattttagtaataaatattaaaaaattagaatgattcctatatatcatgaaagatagttttaTAATACagtaattcaaatgtagaatgtggtttgcaaatgttaaactaaagtgaagagtataaatttcagtatataagggatttaccgaaaactcattatttaagGAAGGGTTTACCCAtggttttttgaaaaatttcaaaaatatgaaatctggttttagtgtatagtttcatcgagcactaacataagatgatggtcaaagagtttagaacctatgttgcctccgtttctctagataatgaatattttagaatgcta is a genomic window containing:
- the LOC108838285 gene encoding uncharacterized protein LOC108838285 encodes the protein MNTHFWSPAHSDETAEDDSVLAKHPRIPYTYFCGDCPENIDPFEPSWDCDSCNKMWHLGCIPNSPDDINHPFHPYHPLELLIDVPQPPHHSKGKCDACQQELKSYFYHCSKCDFSMHVRCSKNPPPPTVETPKCHEHALTCMVRDDTFTCNACGTHGERCPYVCAPCGVMFHRECINLPHVININRHDHRVSHTYSLGFGNWNCMICHKKVDWRYGAYTCSTCPDNYVVHSKCATRVDVWDGKELEGVPEENFDSSPFKVIEEGISIKHFSHEHILYKIEEEGDIDTQRDGSIRCKSCLHPIFSEKHYKCMECNFIIHETCANLPLRKRHWLSTKRFYLNANEDNTNKALFQCGACETPSNGFRYRTSEGLSLDMRCAFVISSYCDYGCHPHTLFLTTLDKGFCGGCKLTKKHVLRCTESECDFSLCLACATLPKKIKRKGDAHFLFLRRGEKASGKYWCEVCETILDPHKEWFYACHVSGVTFHIRCVVGEFPNAKPGFTYHYQCVLGEAPSLIHARSYRTTQYDEEIIRLVPNDRITRPKCGSCGSRCLRPLILELYLYQTYDNIGDCAVILRAAIRATVPSAFLKILQTTHSLGYSFGSPLYDEIITFCLDLGELDAAIAIVADMVDHMDYCP